A window of Mucilaginibacter paludis DSM 18603 contains these coding sequences:
- a CDS encoding helix-turn-helix domain-containing protein, whose amino-acid sequence MNAINSISEFHRLLSLPEPKHPLVSVINLAESVFLDEEVWKGFVNRFYCVALKREAKGKIRYGQQHYDYDKGVLSFTAPNQVQYLDLQQMECGSGELLIFHPDFLRQHPLANTIHNYGFFDYAVNEALHLSAEEEEDLLVILHKIDKECQHIDKHTQEIILSQIELLLNYSKRFYERQFITRKNNNSELLVKFEKIVDEYFAGEVSGLLTVQYIADKMNLSPNYLSDLLRVHTGQSTQQHIHEKLIGKAKERLSTTSLSVSEIAYALGFEHAQSFSTLFKKKTNLSPLEFRQAFN is encoded by the coding sequence ATGAACGCCATTAATTCCATCTCTGAATTCCACCGACTGTTGTCTTTGCCTGAGCCTAAACATCCGCTGGTAAGCGTTATCAATTTGGCCGAAAGCGTTTTTTTGGATGAGGAGGTCTGGAAAGGATTTGTAAACCGGTTTTATTGCGTAGCGTTAAAGCGGGAAGCAAAAGGCAAGATCAGGTATGGGCAGCAGCATTATGACTATGATAAGGGCGTGCTTAGTTTTACCGCACCTAACCAGGTACAATACCTGGACTTACAGCAGATGGAGTGCGGTTCGGGTGAATTGCTCATCTTTCACCCGGACTTTTTGCGTCAGCATCCTTTAGCTAATACTATTCATAACTATGGCTTTTTTGATTATGCGGTGAATGAAGCCTTGCATTTATCAGCAGAAGAAGAGGAGGATCTGTTGGTGATTCTGCATAAGATCGATAAAGAATGCCAGCATATCGACAAGCATACCCAGGAGATTATTTTATCACAGATCGAGCTGCTTTTAAATTATTCTAAACGTTTCTACGAAAGGCAGTTCATTACGCGTAAAAATAACAACTCCGAATTGCTTGTCAAATTTGAAAAAATCGTTGACGAGTATTTTGCTGGCGAGGTATCCGGTTTGCTCACAGTACAATATATCGCAGATAAAATGAACTTGTCACCAAATTATCTGAGTGATTTGCTAAGGGTGCATACCGGACAAAGTACGCAGCAGCATATCCATGAAAAGCTGATCGGGAAAGCCAAAGAACGGCTTTCCACGACCAGTCTTTCGGTAAGCGAGATCGCTTATGCCTTGGGTTTTGAACATGCGCAGTCCTTCAGCACGCTATTTAAAAAGAAAACGAACTTGTCGCCGCTGGAATTTAGGCAGGCGTTTAACTAA
- a CDS encoding AAA family ATPase, which translates to MKLERIEIKNFRGIEDATIELNDQLNLFVGINGSGKSTILDSIVISLSWLVARIQRQNAPGKPITLQSIKNDTPFSSITAKLIEAGNKFNWRIARVQSGSLLHEKSDLGEVSSLASFYIQEHDLQQSYPVIAYYPVNRIVGNATVDISGRESIASLDVYENALGGQTNYHAFFEWFRLQDDIANERANSRSKWMVSNSSWINKRIDKLLGYLDKLIPPENVDEAEYMKRRLKDRFRRLEPMYEDARYFLHELSDLFHFAIYRSKNEEGLGSAFREIDFMLHTMSKLSDSGKDDLIEFNDYPIGIIEEVLQQLFKLHEENEISKYRTQITHFIWEALLFSSQLSLWWLSDKARNEIETLFVKNNPARLRSGIVKNNTSEFMENLERIIKNDVERVQNAYRNQGRELFFVTRTIENFVPGYSNLRVRRVPRPHLLIDKDNESISLDQLSDGEKNLIAMVGDIARRLSMANPYSENPMAGKGIILIDEIDLHLHPGWQRLMIPKLTELFPNCQFIVTTHSPQVISHTKAESMFILRVEHNKVKFSKAIESYGLNTDRILEDILGVDARPLHEKKMIQSVYLNIQQGHIDEAQSIIKDLLKLIGEDPELLKAQTLIKRRAIIGK; encoded by the coding sequence ATGAAGTTAGAAAGAATTGAGATAAAAAATTTCCGCGGCATTGAAGATGCTACTATTGAGTTAAATGATCAATTAAATCTTTTTGTCGGTATCAACGGTTCTGGTAAATCTACTATTCTTGATAGTATTGTAATCTCACTTTCTTGGTTGGTTGCGAGAATCCAGCGACAGAATGCTCCAGGAAAACCAATAACGCTACAAAGTATTAAAAACGATACGCCATTTTCGTCAATAACCGCGAAGCTTATAGAAGCAGGTAATAAGTTTAATTGGCGGATAGCACGAGTACAAAGTGGATCATTGCTGCATGAAAAGTCAGATTTGGGAGAGGTGTCATCACTTGCATCATTTTATATTCAAGAACATGATTTACAGCAATCGTATCCTGTTATTGCCTACTATCCGGTAAACCGTATTGTCGGTAATGCTACTGTGGATATTAGCGGCCGTGAAAGTATTGCTTCATTAGATGTTTATGAAAATGCGTTAGGAGGGCAAACAAATTATCATGCTTTCTTTGAATGGTTTCGTTTGCAGGATGATATTGCAAATGAACGAGCAAATTCGCGTTCGAAGTGGATGGTCAGTAACAGTTCTTGGATAAACAAAAGGATAGATAAATTATTAGGCTATCTTGATAAATTGATACCGCCGGAAAATGTAGACGAAGCTGAATATATGAAAAGAAGGCTCAAAGATCGCTTTCGAAGACTTGAACCCATGTATGAAGACGCAAGGTACTTCCTTCATGAACTAAGTGACCTTTTCCATTTTGCAATATACCGAAGCAAGAATGAAGAAGGCTTGGGTTCTGCGTTCCGTGAAATTGATTTTATGCTGCATACTATGTCCAAATTGTCTGATTCTGGTAAAGACGATTTGATCGAATTTAACGACTATCCTATCGGAATTATAGAGGAAGTGCTGCAACAATTATTCAAACTACATGAGGAGAACGAAATATCAAAATATCGAACACAAATAACTCATTTTATATGGGAGGCACTTTTGTTCTCCAGCCAATTAAGCCTATGGTGGCTAAGTGATAAAGCCAGAAATGAAATCGAAACATTGTTTGTAAAAAACAATCCTGCAAGACTACGTAGCGGTATCGTAAAAAATAATACAAGTGAATTCATGGAAAACCTCGAACGGATAATAAAAAACGATGTTGAGAGGGTGCAGAATGCCTATCGTAACCAAGGACGGGAACTGTTTTTTGTTACTCGTACCATTGAGAATTTTGTACCTGGTTACAGTAATCTACGAGTTCGTCGAGTTCCTCGACCGCATCTTTTGATTGATAAAGACAACGAATCCATTAGCCTTGATCAATTATCTGACGGCGAGAAAAATTTGATTGCGATGGTTGGCGATATAGCTCGTAGGCTTTCCATGGCCAATCCCTATAGCGAAAATCCCATGGCGGGTAAAGGTATCATTCTGATCGACGAAATTGACTTGCACTTGCATCCTGGCTGGCAACGGCTAATGATTCCAAAACTAACTGAACTTTTTCCCAACTGTCAATTTATAGTCACCACGCATTCGCCACAGGTCATAAGCCACACTAAAGCAGAGTCTATGTTTATTTTACGTGTGGAACATAATAAGGTAAAATTTTCAAAAGCTATCGAATCCTATGGACTGAATACTGACAGGATTTTGGAAGATATTTTAGGCGTGGATGCCCGACCGTTGCACGAAAAGAAAATGATTCAATCAGTCTACTTGAATATCCAGCAAGGTCATATTGATGAGGCGCAGTCAATTATAAAAGACTTACTTAAGCTGATTGGAGAAGATCCTGAATTGCTAAAGGCCCAAACGCTCATTAAACGGCGCGCGATAATAGGGAAATGA
- a CDS encoding helical backbone metal receptor, whose amino-acid sequence MLAIRDFVDQLSRPVSVVFPPLRIISIVPSQTELLFDLGLDREVLAVTGFCNHPADWVKAKIKVGGTKNLNIERIISLKPDLIIGNKEENDRGEIEFLMQQFPVWMSDIVNLPDAICMITAIGELVNKPNQAQLLACNIQADFASLYLPQKPVRVAYLIWKGPYMAACRDTFIDDMLQRCGLLNVFTASRYPEVTVDELYRRNPDVIMLSSEPYPFKEKHAEVLRKALPGAKIVLVDGEMFSWYGSRLLKAVAYFNNLIKILKC is encoded by the coding sequence ATGTTAGCAATTCGGGATTTTGTTGACCAGCTTTCCCGGCCTGTAAGCGTTGTTTTTCCGCCCTTGCGCATCATTTCTATAGTTCCATCGCAAACGGAGCTATTGTTCGATCTGGGGCTTGATAGGGAGGTCTTAGCGGTGACAGGGTTCTGTAATCATCCGGCAGATTGGGTTAAAGCGAAAATTAAAGTAGGCGGAACCAAAAATTTAAACATAGAGCGAATCATTAGTTTAAAGCCCGACCTGATCATCGGTAATAAAGAAGAGAATGATCGCGGGGAGATAGAATTCCTGATGCAGCAATTCCCGGTGTGGATGAGTGATATTGTCAATCTACCTGATGCCATCTGCATGATTACGGCCATTGGCGAACTTGTAAACAAGCCGAATCAGGCTCAATTACTGGCCTGTAACATCCAAGCAGATTTTGCAAGCTTATATCTGCCCCAAAAACCTGTAAGAGTGGCCTACCTGATCTGGAAAGGGCCTTATATGGCTGCCTGTAGGGATACGTTTATTGATGATATGCTGCAACGCTGCGGTTTGTTGAACGTGTTTACCGCATCGCGATACCCTGAGGTAACAGTAGATGAATTATATAGGCGCAATCCCGATGTGATCATGTTATCATCAGAGCCCTATCCCTTTAAAGAAAAACATGCCGAAGTTTTACGGAAAGCGCTACCCGGAGCAAAAATAGTATTGGTTGATGGTGAAATGTTTTCGTGGTATGGCAGCAGATTGTTAAAGGCTGTGGCTTATTTTAATAATTTAATTAAAATATTAAAGTGTTGA
- a CDS encoding peptidase U32 family protein: MDSNKIELMCPVGSLESLYAAIQAGADSVYFGVEQLNMRARNNSALKIDDINSIAGICRSHSVKCYLTVNTVLYDHDMATMKRIINAAVKNGVNAIIAADPAVLQYAKKQNMPVHISTQANVSNIQSVEFFSAYADVIVLARELSLKQVGDINREIARKKITGPSGNLIKIEIFGHGALCMAISGKCYLSLHSDFASANRGACIQNCRHSFLVTDKETGNELEVDNEYIMSAKDLCTIDFLDQLIHAGASVLKIEGRGRSPEYVYTVTQCYREAIDAYYKGLYNPTLAALLKDKLGNVFNLGFWDGYYLGRKMGEWTSSPGSKATKRKIYLGKGINYFKKVGIAQFKLEAFTLDVGNEILIIGPTTGVIQTTVKTLNIDDVSRDTVYKGETFCIPVDSQIRPSDSLYKLVNA, encoded by the coding sequence ATGGATAGTAATAAAATTGAGCTGATGTGTCCCGTTGGCTCGCTCGAGTCGTTATATGCGGCCATACAAGCGGGTGCGGATTCTGTTTACTTTGGCGTTGAGCAACTGAATATGAGGGCCCGCAACAACAGCGCCCTTAAAATTGATGATATTAATTCTATAGCCGGTATTTGCCGTAGCCATTCGGTTAAGTGCTACTTAACAGTTAACACGGTTTTGTATGATCATGATATGGCAACAATGAAGCGTATCATCAACGCAGCAGTTAAAAACGGTGTAAATGCCATTATCGCTGCAGATCCGGCTGTGTTACAATATGCTAAAAAGCAAAATATGCCTGTTCATATCTCCACACAGGCCAACGTATCCAATATTCAGAGTGTAGAGTTTTTTTCCGCTTACGCTGATGTAATCGTTTTGGCGCGTGAGTTGAGTTTAAAACAGGTAGGGGATATCAATCGGGAGATTGCCAGGAAAAAGATAACCGGGCCGTCGGGTAATTTAATTAAAATTGAAATATTCGGGCATGGTGCTTTGTGTATGGCCATATCCGGAAAGTGTTACCTCAGTCTTCACTCTGATTTTGCTTCGGCCAACCGCGGCGCTTGTATCCAAAATTGCAGGCATAGTTTTTTGGTGACTGATAAAGAAACTGGTAACGAGCTTGAAGTTGATAACGAGTACATTATGTCGGCTAAAGATTTATGTACCATCGATTTTTTAGATCAGCTTATTCATGCGGGAGCATCGGTATTGAAAATAGAAGGCCGTGGCCGCAGTCCAGAATATGTTTATACAGTAACCCAATGCTATCGAGAAGCCATCGATGCTTATTACAAAGGCCTGTATAACCCCACTCTGGCGGCTTTATTAAAAGACAAGCTCGGCAACGTTTTTAACCTCGGCTTTTGGGATGGCTATTATCTTGGGCGCAAAATGGGCGAGTGGACAAGCAGCCCGGGCTCAAAGGCCACCAAAAGGAAAATATACCTGGGTAAAGGTATCAACTACTTCAAAAAAGTAGGTATAGCCCAGTTTAAACTGGAGGCTTTTACGTTGGATGTAGGTAACGAAATATTAATTATCGGGCCAACCACGGGCGTTATTCAAACAACGGTTAAAACCTTAAATATCGACGACGTATCCAGGGATACGGTTTACAAAGGCGAAACATTTTGTATCCCGGTTGATAGCCAGATCCGCCCATCGGATAGTTTATATAAATTGGTGAACGCTTAA
- a CDS encoding aldo/keto reductase — protein MEIKQIALGSQGLVVPDIGLGCMGMTGFEEGHMYGPADEQEAIATIHRSLELGGNFLDTADLYGPLKNEQLIARAIAGKRKDFIIATKFGWEINDENKVTWAINGKKAYVKKALERSLKNLNTDYIDLYYMHRLDKNTPIEETVEAMGELVREGKVGYIGLSEVSSETVRRAHAVHPVTAVQSEYSLFERTVEERGVLNTLKELGIGFVAYSPLGRGFLSGQIKTLDDLPENDFRRAMPRFQGGHFDKNIELVKAIEAMAAEKQITSSQLALAWIMAKGIVPIPGTKRRKYLEQNIAATKIQLSEADLAQLESIVPLGTDTGAPYDEFGMGLND, from the coding sequence ATGGAAATAAAACAAATTGCTTTGGGCAGCCAGGGTTTGGTTGTACCGGATATCGGATTAGGCTGTATGGGCATGACAGGTTTTGAAGAAGGGCACATGTATGGCCCGGCTGATGAGCAGGAAGCCATCGCTACTATTCACCGTTCTTTAGAATTAGGCGGGAATTTTTTGGATACTGCAGATTTGTATGGGCCGCTAAAAAACGAGCAGCTGATAGCCAGGGCTATAGCCGGTAAACGTAAGGATTTCATCATTGCTACAAAGTTTGGCTGGGAGATCAACGACGAAAATAAAGTGACCTGGGCAATCAATGGTAAGAAGGCTTATGTTAAAAAAGCTTTGGAACGTTCCCTGAAAAATCTGAATACAGATTATATCGATCTATACTATATGCACCGCTTGGATAAAAATACGCCTATAGAAGAAACGGTGGAAGCTATGGGCGAACTGGTAAGGGAAGGAAAAGTAGGTTATATTGGTTTGTCGGAGGTTTCGTCAGAAACGGTAAGGCGGGCACATGCTGTGCATCCGGTTACAGCGGTACAAAGCGAATATTCTTTGTTTGAACGTACCGTCGAAGAGCGCGGAGTGCTAAACACTTTAAAAGAGTTAGGTATAGGTTTTGTAGCTTATTCTCCACTGGGACGAGGTTTCTTATCGGGTCAGATCAAAACCCTGGATGATCTGCCGGAGAATGATTTTCGTCGGGCCATGCCGCGTTTTCAAGGAGGACACTTTGACAAGAACATCGAATTGGTGAAAGCCATTGAGGCTATGGCTGCTGAAAAACAAATCACATCTTCGCAATTAGCGCTGGCCTGGATTATGGCTAAAGGCATTGTACCAATCCCCGGGACTAAACGCAGGAAATACCTGGAGCAAAATATTGCGGCAACTAAAATTCAGCTGAGTGAGGCCGACCTGGCGCAGTTGGAAAGCATTGTGCCGCTGGGTACAGATACTGGTGCTCCGTATGATGAGTTCGGGATGGGTTTAAATGATTAA
- a CDS encoding flavodoxin family protein translates to MKITVISYSLTGNNQALASSLATELSAKLIKITEFKTRTTTTIMLDVLFDRTPQVSPKADALGKNDLVVFVGPVWMGHVATPLRAYLNYIKAKPSPYAFVSISGGSDGANPKLAGELKKRTGQTPVALIDLHVADLLSAGPKRDRDSISAYRLTNGDVKQFTDTILGDLWKVVEKPAVVNV, encoded by the coding sequence ATGAAAATAACAGTTATTTCCTATTCGTTAACTGGTAACAACCAAGCTTTGGCCAGCAGTTTAGCTACAGAACTTTCGGCAAAGCTCATCAAAATCACAGAGTTTAAAACCCGCACCACAACTACCATTATGCTGGATGTTTTATTTGACCGGACGCCGCAAGTAAGCCCCAAGGCCGACGCACTGGGCAAAAACGACCTGGTTGTTTTTGTAGGGCCGGTTTGGATGGGGCATGTGGCAACGCCGCTTCGCGCTTATCTCAATTACATTAAAGCTAAGCCAAGCCCGTATGCTTTTGTTTCAATAAGCGGAGGCTCTGATGGCGCTAATCCGAAACTTGCCGGCGAGTTGAAGAAGAGAACAGGCCAAACACCGGTGGCGCTTATTGATTTGCACGTAGCCGATTTATTGTCTGCCGGGCCTAAACGTGATCGTGATAGCATATCGGCCTACCGCTTAACCAATGGCGATGTAAAACAATTTACAGATACCATATTGGGTGACTTGTGGAAGGTAGTTGAAAAGCCTGCTGTTGTGAACGTATAA
- a CDS encoding ferredoxin encodes MIRIIQYRNKCIGCNACVEASFYRWRISKQDGKSTLIGGTEKKGIYMVTVGDDEYDSSMIAAKSCPVNIIKIERLSFSLLR; translated from the coding sequence ATGATCCGTATTATTCAGTACCGCAATAAGTGCATTGGTTGCAACGCTTGTGTGGAAGCATCTTTTTACCGTTGGCGAATTTCAAAACAAGACGGTAAAAGCACCCTGATTGGCGGTACGGAAAAAAAAGGCATTTATATGGTAACTGTGGGTGATGATGAGTATGATAGCAGCATGATTGCCGCTAAAAGTTGCCCTGTAAATATTATAAAAATTGAACGCTTGAGCTTCTCATTGCTTAGGTAA
- a CDS encoding PH domain-containing protein, with protein sequence METFASLDKKIEQLGWSKMDRFLGQKEIKHLTTVLMADEELIHIVQGNLNSKQGVLFLSNKRIGFYDKGFFFGAKLESFPLKQISSVNYGSGMIFAEIAIYNTGRSGEIIRNVAKDKAKSFVDKVTEILTALEIVPQATPHANFSIGDELKKLAELRDSGVLTESEFLVQKQRILG encoded by the coding sequence ATGGAAACATTTGCTTCTCTCGACAAAAAAATTGAACAATTAGGGTGGTCGAAAATGGACCGTTTTTTAGGCCAGAAAGAAATTAAACACCTTACCACCGTGTTGATGGCCGATGAAGAACTGATTCACATTGTGCAGGGCAACTTAAATAGTAAGCAAGGCGTGTTGTTTTTAAGCAACAAGCGGATTGGATTTTACGATAAAGGTTTCTTTTTTGGCGCTAAGCTCGAAAGCTTCCCTCTTAAACAGATTTCTTCGGTTAATTACGGCTCCGGAATGATATTCGCCGAAATTGCCATCTATAACACCGGCCGCTCTGGCGAGATTATCCGCAATGTAGCCAAAGATAAAGCAAAATCGTTTGTTGATAAGGTAACTGAAATACTTACCGCTCTTGAAATCGTACCGCAGGCAACTCCTCATGCAAATTTTAGCATTGGCGACGAACTAAAGAAGCTGGCCGAATTAAGAGACAGCGGTGTATTGACAGAAAGCGAATTTTTAGTTCAAAAACAAAGAATATTGGGATAA
- a CDS encoding DUF4914 family protein: protein MEKSLIKKFILPQELRNLLENKEVILAESREDLIDLSFGRSVDHTYEVSYDTPGFGNIVEATVVRCKNGVSVNYTDPYLRRRDPDCMVIGDDKPTDKPTFTNRYGTSFDALRKESFEWFANQDELIIVPFMSGGEENGYPSLLVAPANAGFFATCLADLQGFIPRSKIPYGFKPRAVIYVAPPFRHTHFAGKQVVVHNRLEKMHEMFAYNLYPGPSAKKGVYGILLNIGEEEGWTTLHASAVKVTTPYENDFVIMHEGASGGGKSEMTTASHRELDGRLLLGTNLKSAEKYYIEIKDESSLQPITDDMALALPALQNGKKLVVIDAEYGWFLRINHITQYGTDPDIERATIHPKEPLMFLSINGKPEATCLIWEPSMDAPGKPCPNPRVILPRRHVENTIDDPAEIDIRSFGIRTPPCTRDNPTYGIIGIFHVLPPALAWLWRLVAPRGHANPSIISTGKGMISEGVGSYWPFATGLKVVQANLLLEQILNTPLTRYILIPNQHIGAYEVGFSGQWIAREYLSRRGNVNFKKEPLAPSRCPLLGFALESLKIEGQTIPKHFLQVDLQKDNGVEGYDAGAQILTDFFKKELEEYLVPDLHPLGRQIIEMCLNDGSLQDYVDLIQPLESVKVETAVKENAMI, encoded by the coding sequence ATGGAAAAGTCGCTGATAAAAAAATTTATACTTCCCCAGGAGTTGCGAAATCTTCTCGAAAATAAAGAAGTAATACTTGCCGAGAGCCGCGAGGACCTGATTGACCTTTCGTTTGGCAGATCTGTAGATCATACCTACGAGGTATCATACGACACGCCAGGCTTTGGCAACATTGTTGAAGCCACTGTAGTGCGGTGTAAAAATGGAGTATCCGTAAATTATACCGATCCGTACCTGCGCCGTCGCGATCCGGATTGCATGGTTATTGGTGATGACAAGCCTACCGATAAGCCCACTTTTACAAACCGATACGGCACCAGTTTTGACGCCTTGCGCAAAGAGAGCTTTGAGTGGTTTGCCAACCAGGACGAATTGATTATCGTTCCTTTTATGTCTGGCGGCGAAGAAAATGGTTACCCCTCATTATTGGTAGCTCCGGCTAATGCTGGTTTTTTTGCCACCTGCCTGGCAGATCTGCAAGGCTTTATTCCGCGGAGTAAAATACCTTACGGTTTTAAACCTCGCGCCGTCATTTACGTGGCGCCACCTTTCAGGCATACTCATTTTGCCGGCAAACAGGTGGTGGTACACAATCGCCTCGAAAAAATGCACGAAATGTTTGCCTATAACCTGTACCCCGGCCCAAGCGCCAAAAAAGGTGTTTACGGTATTTTATTGAACATAGGTGAGGAGGAGGGCTGGACAACCCTGCATGCATCTGCCGTGAAGGTAACTACCCCTTACGAAAATGATTTTGTAATTATGCACGAGGGGGCCAGCGGGGGCGGTAAAAGCGAAATGACAACGGCATCGCACCGCGAACTCGATGGTCGGCTGCTTTTGGGTACCAATTTAAAAAGCGCTGAAAAATACTATATCGAGATCAAGGACGAATCGTCGCTGCAACCTATTACAGATGATATGGCCCTGGCGTTACCAGCTTTGCAAAACGGAAAAAAATTGGTAGTGATCGATGCCGAGTACGGCTGGTTTTTACGTATCAATCACATTACCCAGTACGGTACCGATCCGGATATCGAGCGCGCTACCATTCACCCTAAAGAGCCCCTGATGTTTTTGAGCATCAATGGCAAGCCCGAGGCTACTTGCTTAATATGGGAGCCATCCATGGATGCGCCCGGTAAGCCTTGCCCCAACCCGCGCGTTATTTTACCGCGCAGGCATGTTGAAAACACCATTGATGATCCGGCTGAAATTGATATCCGCAGCTTTGGTATCCGTACGCCGCCGTGTACAAGGGATAATCCAACCTATGGCATTATAGGTATATTTCACGTTTTGCCACCTGCTCTGGCTTGGTTATGGCGTCTGGTTGCACCTCGCGGCCATGCTAACCCAAGTATAATTAGCACAGGCAAAGGCATGATAAGCGAAGGCGTTGGCTCGTATTGGCCATTTGCAACCGGGCTCAAAGTTGTACAGGCCAATTTGTTGCTCGAGCAAATCTTAAATACACCGTTAACCCGCTATATATTGATACCCAACCAGCATATTGGCGCTTACGAGGTTGGCTTTAGCGGGCAGTGGATAGCGCGCGAATATTTATCCAGACGAGGTAACGTAAACTTTAAGAAGGAGCCTTTGGCACCGTCGCGTTGCCCGCTTTTAGGCTTCGCGCTCGAATCGCTAAAAATTGAAGGGCAAACGATACCTAAGCATTTTTTACAAGTTGATTTACAAAAGGATAATGGTGTGGAGGGGTATGATGCCGGGGCGCAAATTCTAACGGACTTTTTTAAGAAGGAGTTAGAAGAGTACCTGGTGCCCGATCTGCATCCGCTGGGCAGGCAGATTATTGAAATGTGTTTAAATGACGGAAGCCTGCAAGACTATGTTGACCTGATCCAGCCATTAGAGAGCGTAAAGGTTGAAACGGCCGTAAAAGAAAATGCCATGATATAA
- a CDS encoding retron system putative HNH endonuclease has protein sequence MKHIIKSPEPQALTDWKAQDKKYIKGLPNFERIKGLYRRPILNSLRVDQGNICCYCERTLKDGDCHIEHLMPQEYYEEYSCEYDNMLACCQLNLAPKEPRHCGVSKGSWYDDQLMISPLQADCETKFMYTADGRIYPSIDDDEAADLTILHCQLNIDRLAAERGKIVETFIDPTLSEDDLIQYVKNYLAGKEANNGSYNPFYTTIQYLFGGFII, from the coding sequence ATGAAACATATTATAAAATCGCCTGAACCTCAAGCGTTAACCGATTGGAAAGCACAAGACAAAAAGTATATTAAAGGATTACCGAATTTCGAGAGGATTAAAGGTCTCTATAGGAGACCCATTTTAAATAGTCTTCGTGTAGATCAGGGTAATATTTGCTGTTATTGCGAACGTACTTTGAAAGACGGAGACTGCCATATCGAACATCTTATGCCACAGGAGTACTATGAAGAATATTCATGTGAATATGATAATATGCTGGCATGTTGCCAGCTTAATTTGGCCCCAAAAGAACCCAGGCATTGCGGTGTTAGTAAAGGCAGTTGGTACGATGACCAACTTATGATTAGCCCCCTGCAAGCCGATTGTGAAACCAAATTTATGTACACAGCGGATGGACGTATTTATCCGTCAATTGATGATGACGAAGCTGCAGATCTAACTATTCTGCATTGCCAATTAAATATAGACCGATTGGCTGCCGAGCGAGGGAAAATTGTCGAAACTTTTATTGATCCAACACTTTCCGAAGACGACTTAATTCAGTATGTCAAAAATTATCTCGCAGGGAAGGAAGCAAATAACGGAAGTTATAACCCATTTTATACCACAATACAATATCTGTTCGGTGGCTTTATTATTTGA